A DNA window from Candidatus Vicinibacter affinis contains the following coding sequences:
- a CDS encoding sigma-70 family RNA polymerase sigma factor, with product MKSDVQEWEKLRAGDQAALKYIYETYFSPLTNYGLRISPHLELIEDCIQDLFVELWRLHATLGQTDSVKNYLMGSLRRKIVRRLQEKNKFDTSELQLELKASDEPNFLISLIEDEEDSQQKLKLAKAMSQLSNRQREAIYLKYAEGMDYDQICEQMELQYQSVRNLVSTGINRLKEIIVLIVIFFIKFEYKI from the coding sequence ATGAAGAGTGATGTTCAGGAATGGGAAAAACTAAGAGCCGGCGACCAGGCAGCACTTAAGTACATTTACGAAACCTATTTTAGCCCTTTGACCAACTATGGTCTTAGGATCAGTCCCCATCTGGAGCTGATCGAGGATTGTATTCAGGATTTGTTTGTTGAACTCTGGCGACTCCATGCCACGCTCGGACAGACCGATTCGGTTAAAAATTACCTGATGGGTTCTTTAAGACGTAAAATTGTTCGCAGGCTTCAGGAAAAAAATAAATTTGATACTTCAGAGCTCCAACTTGAACTAAAAGCCAGCGACGAACCAAATTTTCTTATATCATTGATTGAAGACGAAGAGGATTCTCAACAAAAATTAAAACTCGCTAAGGCCATGTCTCAGCTAAGCAACCGACAACGGGAAGCGATATACCTTAAATACGCGGAAGGGATGGATTATGACCAAATCTGCGAACAAATGGAATTACAATACCAGTCTGTAAGAAACCTGGTATCTACAGGAATTAACCGGCTGAAAGAAATTATTGTGTTGATTGTCATTTTTTTTATAAAATTTGAGTACAAAATATAG
- a CDS encoding FecR domain-containing protein, translated as MKKDYNNYQMQDFLDDSSFRSWVLDPNPELDAFWSGILQEHPQILQELNLASGFLKELRFKDLNPGPAAQNRLWEKIQAEIPAKRENSMLRKILPWVAAAACMAVLLWVNLKTNESWTTETTQFAQIKEVSLPDGSQVKLNAGSELNFQASKFKSDRILTLKGEAFFNVQKGESFVVKTDLGEVKVLGTSFNVYARGDFMEVSCFTGKVSVKFNKSNTETILTPGQKISNASNSSSTENFVPGESKIWTEGFFYYSDAPLIRVIEELQRQYAISSFEIPSGLENKSYKGFFRKNNLEEAIESICLPLQLKGQIIDKKLYIKKVE; from the coding sequence ATGAAAAAGGATTACAATAATTACCAAATGCAAGATTTCCTGGACGATTCGTCCTTCAGGAGCTGGGTTTTGGATCCTAATCCTGAACTCGATGCCTTTTGGTCTGGAATCCTACAAGAGCATCCCCAGATTTTGCAGGAATTAAATCTTGCCTCAGGATTCCTGAAAGAATTGAGATTTAAGGACTTGAATCCGGGACCAGCGGCTCAAAATAGGCTTTGGGAAAAAATTCAGGCTGAAATTCCGGCCAAAAGGGAAAATTCCATGCTTAGAAAAATTCTGCCTTGGGTTGCCGCAGCTGCCTGCATGGCCGTCTTGTTATGGGTAAATTTGAAAACCAACGAATCCTGGACTACTGAGACAACTCAATTTGCCCAAATTAAAGAGGTCAGTTTGCCGGATGGCTCTCAGGTTAAATTAAATGCCGGTTCTGAGTTGAACTTTCAGGCTTCAAAATTTAAGTCAGACCGTATCCTCACTTTGAAGGGCGAGGCTTTTTTTAATGTTCAAAAAGGTGAATCCTTTGTTGTGAAGACAGACCTTGGTGAAGTGAAAGTCCTGGGCACCAGCTTTAATGTTTATGCCAGAGGAGATTTTATGGAGGTGAGTTGTTTTACCGGTAAAGTGAGTGTTAAGTTTAACAAGTCGAATACCGAAACCATCCTGACACCGGGACAAAAAATATCCAATGCCAGCAATTCCAGTTCAACTGAAAATTTCGTTCCGGGAGAATCTAAAATCTGGACGGAGGGATTCTTCTATTACAGTGACGCACCTCTTATCAGGGTCATCGAAGAATTGCAGCGACAATATGCCATATCATCATTTGAAATACCCTCAGGGTTAGAAAACAAGAGTTATAAAGGATTTTTCAGGAAAAATAATTTGGAGGAAGCCATTGAATCAATTTGTCTGCCTCTCCAGTTAAAAGGTCAAATAATAGATAAAAAACTTTACATCAAAAAAGTGGAATGA
- a CDS encoding carboxypeptidase-like regulatory domain-containing protein, with the protein MRFILFCVVILASSCFVQGQGHYPVLSKDQKIKLSDALKSIEVSRKIHFAFDPSACSQYIVQVKKTDLSTEELLNELLNNLPISYTKQDKEHYLIFIDEYKKSKIVTTGSKTRKIEISGMVKDVFTGEAIIGATISLMPSQGMTESDLNGYFRISVESNFSEPWLEIRYLGYQIQSIKIPSDHFQGLQIQLHPSTEFLQTITFSAPKSLNPTTNHKILSNSYSINPSSISALNVFRDPIRNLQQISGVNATDDLSTGIQIRGSGSDENLICLDGLTLYSVDHFYGVFSNINPFILQNLQFYKSYFPSNYGGRTSSLILMKSKDAEKKMSGTAELSLLNSNLCLNLPLLKNKGTLLFGGRITNQNLGSSGIFNTLFNNGTSNPVNIRRDTNTLLPVNPEFSFYDVYTKLSFDVHKNTKLSGGFFYSKDKLQSKYESRYVLRNFSVNENYNDSSVWNNKAWFASIDQKWSRNINSQATFSNSDLLLDQTVLAEIITRENNNVRLTKEKTIFTNHIDVQQFKLENNYQSKYFNAGLGFEWNNYNTYFINKIERPAPNRIEMRILFKDSLNNGNDFNLFFHTQIKPIQSLKIEPGLRVSRYDRRTNLDWSPRLNVSYDWDKHFATSVRWGIYYQYLRQTTFEDRFGRVFNFWLQPDLKRFDILKSTQLEIQQLYKWKKTSLCVEFYFKKLDGLIEQIFETPSIIPAPGEPIKEPKIFIFSGEGQSYGLDLSADQQIGKYFFNISYSYNHSINRFPQINKGDWYTRQFVREHQVKSLQNIELKHWSFNFYGVYGSPQPYTDLSLISDRNRKVINIKENSKFLKDYVRFDGDVQYKFRIKKINCRAGLAVLNVFDRINVKYVQYIYNLPVNQNPIPGSSPNKIVGTEVNLLRRTFNANLTVYF; encoded by the coding sequence ATGAGATTTATTCTCTTCTGTGTTGTGATATTGGCAAGCAGTTGCTTTGTCCAGGGACAAGGTCATTATCCTGTATTGTCAAAGGATCAAAAAATCAAACTCTCCGATGCCCTGAAATCTATTGAAGTCTCACGAAAAATTCATTTTGCATTTGATCCTTCAGCATGCAGCCAATACATCGTTCAGGTAAAAAAAACTGATCTGTCTACGGAGGAATTGTTAAATGAACTACTGAATAATCTGCCAATTTCATATACCAAACAAGACAAAGAACATTACCTTATCTTTATTGATGAATACAAAAAAAGTAAAATTGTAACCACCGGATCAAAGACCCGCAAAATAGAAATCAGCGGGATGGTAAAAGATGTATTTACAGGTGAAGCAATCATTGGCGCAACCATAAGTCTGATGCCTTCTCAGGGAATGACGGAATCTGATCTCAATGGATATTTCAGGATCAGTGTGGAAAGTAATTTTAGTGAACCCTGGCTTGAAATACGTTATCTTGGTTATCAAATTCAATCCATTAAAATACCCTCAGACCATTTTCAAGGTTTACAAATACAGTTGCATCCCAGCACAGAATTTCTTCAGACCATTACTTTCAGCGCACCTAAATCCTTGAACCCAACTACAAACCATAAGATACTGTCCAATAGTTATTCCATTAACCCATCTTCTATATCCGCTCTGAATGTATTCAGAGACCCCATTAGAAATCTTCAGCAAATTTCCGGTGTCAACGCCACAGATGATTTATCAACCGGCATTCAGATCAGAGGAAGTGGCTCAGATGAAAACCTTATTTGTCTGGATGGCCTCACCTTGTACTCAGTAGATCACTTTTATGGCGTGTTCAGCAATATAAATCCATTTATCTTACAGAACTTACAATTTTATAAAAGTTACTTTCCCTCTAACTATGGTGGCCGGACTTCTTCGCTGATTCTGATGAAATCTAAAGATGCTGAAAAAAAAATGAGCGGTACTGCAGAATTGAGTTTGTTAAATTCAAACCTTTGTCTTAACCTTCCGCTTTTAAAAAATAAAGGCACGCTACTTTTTGGAGGCCGGATAACAAATCAAAATCTGGGGAGCTCAGGAATTTTTAATACCCTATTTAATAATGGAACTTCAAATCCTGTAAACATCCGTCGTGACACCAATACCTTGTTGCCGGTCAATCCTGAATTTAGTTTCTATGATGTTTACACCAAACTCAGTTTTGACGTTCATAAAAATACTAAATTGAGCGGAGGGTTTTTCTATTCGAAAGACAAACTTCAATCAAAGTATGAATCCAGGTATGTGCTTAGAAACTTCAGTGTAAATGAAAATTACAATGACTCTTCAGTATGGAACAATAAAGCCTGGTTTGCAAGCATAGACCAAAAATGGAGTAGGAATATAAACTCACAAGCGACTTTTTCAAATTCCGATTTGCTGTTGGACCAAACAGTGCTTGCAGAAATTATAACGCGGGAAAACAACAATGTACGACTCACCAAAGAAAAAACAATATTCACCAATCATATTGACGTTCAACAATTCAAACTCGAAAATAATTATCAGTCAAAATATTTTAATGCAGGTCTGGGGTTTGAATGGAATAATTACAACACTTATTTCATCAATAAAATTGAAAGACCTGCACCTAATAGAATTGAAATGCGCATTCTATTTAAGGACAGTTTGAATAATGGCAATGATTTTAATCTTTTCTTTCACACACAAATAAAACCTATACAATCATTAAAAATTGAACCCGGCCTAAGGGTAAGCCGCTATGACAGAAGGACGAATCTGGACTGGTCGCCTCGACTCAATGTAAGTTATGACTGGGATAAACATTTTGCCACTTCTGTCAGATGGGGTATTTATTACCAATACCTGAGACAAACAACCTTTGAAGACAGGTTCGGCAGAGTATTCAATTTTTGGTTGCAACCGGATCTCAAAAGGTTTGATATTTTGAAATCAACTCAACTTGAAATTCAACAATTATATAAGTGGAAAAAAACATCACTTTGCGTCGAGTTTTACTTCAAAAAATTAGATGGGCTAATAGAACAAATTTTTGAAACCCCTTCCATCATTCCTGCTCCGGGAGAGCCTATCAAAGAACCTAAAATTTTTATTTTCTCCGGCGAAGGACAATCCTATGGATTAGACCTCAGCGCAGATCAGCAAATTGGAAAATATTTTTTCAATATTTCGTATTCCTATAATCACTCCATAAACCGATTTCCACAAATTAATAAAGGAGATTGGTACACCAGACAATTTGTTCGCGAACATCAGGTAAAAAGTCTCCAGAACATCGAACTGAAGCATTGGTCATTTAATTTTTATGGAGTATATGGCAGCCCACAACCTTATACTGATCTTTCTTTGATCAGTGACCGAAACAGGAAGGTCATAAACATTAAAGAGAATAGTAAATTTCTAAAAGATTATGTTCGCTTTGATGGCGATGTTCAATATAAATTTCGCATAAAAAAAATCAATTGCAGAGCAGGTCTTGCTGTACTAAATGTTTTTGACCGAATCAATGTTAAGTACGTCCAGTACATCTATAACCTCCCGGTCAATCAAAATCCCATTCCCGGAAGCAGTCCAAATAAAATCGTTGGAACAGAAGTCAATCTGCTCCGTAGAACTTTTAATGCGAATTTGACCGTTTACTTTTAG
- the ygiD gene encoding 4,5-DOPA dioxygenase extradiol produces the protein MIGINEWLKFREVSKQEDVEMPILFVGHGSPMNALEDNIYSREWKRIAAQIPVPKAILCISAHWLTKGSFVTAMEKPRTIHDFGGFPRELFEVEYPAPGQPSLAASTRQLLNEIELGLDYQWGFDHGSWSVTRQMYPEANIPMLQLSIDYNKPADYHYRLAKALAPLRRQGVLIIGSGNIIHNLGIMDFSMKAGGYDWAIELNEQIRKNLEQRNHDYFVNYQNMGKAASLAIPTPDHFYPLLYILGLQNQQESQEIFNDSLIGGSISMTGLYIG, from the coding sequence ATGATAGGGATTAATGAATGGTTGAAATTTAGAGAAGTAAGTAAGCAGGAGGATGTGGAGATGCCAATTCTTTTTGTGGGTCATGGTTCCCCTATGAATGCTTTGGAGGACAACATTTATTCCAGAGAATGGAAGCGGATAGCCGCCCAAATACCTGTCCCCAAAGCCATTCTTTGTATTTCCGCCCACTGGTTGACCAAAGGGAGCTTTGTCACAGCCATGGAAAAGCCCAGGACCATTCATGATTTTGGAGGATTTCCAAGAGAACTTTTTGAAGTCGAGTATCCGGCTCCCGGGCAGCCATCATTGGCAGCAAGCACCAGGCAACTTTTGAATGAAATTGAGCTGGGTTTAGATTATCAATGGGGATTTGATCATGGAAGTTGGAGCGTTACCCGCCAAATGTATCCTGAAGCCAATATTCCCATGCTCCAATTGAGCATAGATTATAATAAGCCCGCTGATTATCACTACCGACTTGCGAAAGCATTGGCGCCCCTTCGTCGCCAGGGAGTTTTGATTATTGGCAGTGGAAACATCATTCACAACCTGGGTATTATGGATTTCAGCATGAAGGCGGGTGGGTATGACTGGGCGATAGAATTAAATGAACAAATCAGAAAAAATCTGGAGCAAAGAAACCACGACTATTTTGTGAACTATCAAAATATGGGAAAGGCGGCATCTTTAGCCATTCCTACTCCTGATCATTTTTATCCATTATTGTATATCCTGGGACTTCAAAATCAACAGGAGTCTCAGGAAATATTTAATGACAGCCTGATCGGAGGATCCATCTCTATGACAGGACTGTACATAGGTTAA
- a CDS encoding TIGR00266 family protein, with product MKNHEIDYKLYGEELQYVEIELDPGETAVAESGSFMMMEDGIKMATVFGDGSGQSTGGFLGKVMSAGKRLLTGESLFITTFTNEGYGKSRVSFAAPYTGKIIPLNLSDYNGKIIAQKDAFLCAAKGVTIGIELQRKLGTGIFGGEGFIMQKLEGDGMAFVHAGGYVNKKELGVGEILRVDTGCVVAYTSDVDFDIEFIRGIKNWVFGGEGLFYALLRGPGTVWIQSLPISRLAAKMMQYGGFNRREEGSILGGLGNLLDGDR from the coding sequence ATGAAGAATCACGAAATCGATTATAAGCTTTATGGAGAAGAACTCCAATATGTTGAAATTGAATTGGATCCAGGAGAAACTGCTGTTGCGGAAAGCGGTTCCTTCATGATGATGGAAGATGGAATTAAAATGGCAACTGTTTTTGGCGATGGCAGTGGACAAAGTACCGGCGGATTCCTGGGAAAAGTCATGAGTGCAGGTAAACGATTGTTGACCGGAGAAAGTCTTTTCATCACCACCTTTACCAATGAGGGCTACGGAAAATCGCGGGTCAGTTTTGCTGCCCCTTATACCGGTAAAATTATTCCGCTGAATTTATCAGATTACAATGGAAAAATCATCGCTCAGAAAGATGCCTTTCTATGTGCTGCCAAAGGCGTTACCATTGGAATTGAGTTACAAAGAAAATTAGGGACCGGAATTTTTGGTGGTGAAGGTTTTATCATGCAGAAACTTGAAGGAGATGGAATGGCATTCGTTCATGCAGGAGGATATGTCAATAAAAAAGAATTAGGCGTTGGTGAAATTCTTCGGGTAGATACCGGATGTGTGGTAGCCTATACTTCCGATGTTGATTTTGATATAGAATTCATCAGAGGCATTAAAAATTGGGTTTTTGGCGGGGAAGGATTGTTCTATGCCTTGCTTAGAGGGCCTGGCACTGTTTGGATCCAATCACTTCCAATCAGCAGACTGGCCGCAAAGATGATGCAATACGGAGGATTCAACCGCCGTGAAGAAGGAAGCATTTTGGGTGGACTCGGAAATTTGTTGGATGGTGACAGATGA
- a CDS encoding CoA-binding protein — translation MDKRTVVLGASINASRYSNIACKMLQEYHHTVIPVGNKSGKIGDLEILTIPPVEEGVDTLTLYLNPSRQEAYYSYILDLHPRRIIFNPGTENPVLIKLAKEHDIETIEACTLVMLRTGQY, via the coding sequence ATGGATAAACGCACAGTGGTTCTGGGTGCGAGCATCAATGCGAGCAGGTACTCCAACATCGCCTGCAAAATGCTGCAGGAATATCATCATACGGTAATACCTGTAGGCAATAAGAGTGGAAAAATTGGAGATTTGGAAATTCTGACCATTCCTCCTGTAGAGGAAGGCGTTGATACCCTTACTTTGTATTTGAATCCTTCAAGACAAGAAGCTTATTATTCTTATATTCTTGACTTACATCCGCGCAGAATTATTTTTAATCCAGGAACAGAGAATCCAGTACTCATTAAACTTGCGAAGGAGCATGATATTGAGACAATAGAGGCATGCACCTTAGTTATGCTGAGAACCGGGCAATATTAA
- a CDS encoding glycosyl transferase has product MKILYSIQGTGNGHLSRAKSILPYLEKYGQVDYLISGRNYCLDFPVKMKYHCHGVSFKYDNKGGIDYLKTFKSLSVKQFFKEVNEIPVHQYDFVINDFEPVTVRACKQKKVPCISFSHHASFLSSKVPMPPGRKDYLAWSIMKNYARTKNNIGLHFEPYDDFIFTPVIKDELRNVTAQNEGHITVYLSSFSLDNLYKIFSKFPQYKFEVFHCDVEVAWRKHNIEFKPANSKMFNQSLLHSNGLIAHAGFETPAEAFYLGKPMFLFPIKNQFEQACNAAAAEKLGAVVAYKIDDRLESKIRCWLEDKKGVQIDFPHHTDFLIQQVISRAENIKN; this is encoded by the coding sequence ATGAAGATATTATATTCAATTCAGGGTACCGGTAACGGTCATTTAAGTAGGGCAAAGAGTATATTGCCTTATCTGGAAAAATATGGTCAGGTTGATTATTTAATAAGCGGTAGAAATTATTGTTTGGATTTTCCGGTTAAAATGAAATATCATTGCCATGGTGTTTCTTTCAAATACGACAATAAAGGAGGGATTGATTATCTCAAGACTTTTAAAAGCCTGAGTGTAAAACAATTTTTTAAGGAGGTGAATGAAATTCCGGTTCATCAATATGATTTCGTGATCAATGATTTCGAACCGGTTACTGTTCGGGCTTGTAAACAGAAGAAAGTTCCCTGTATTTCATTTAGCCATCACGCTTCTTTTTTATCCTCAAAAGTACCCATGCCACCAGGTAGAAAGGATTATTTGGCTTGGTCTATCATGAAAAATTATGCCAGAACCAAGAACAATATCGGTTTGCATTTCGAACCATATGATGATTTTATATTTACTCCGGTAATCAAGGATGAATTGAGAAATGTAACTGCTCAAAACGAGGGTCACATTACTGTGTATCTCTCTTCTTTTAGTCTGGATAATTTGTATAAAATTTTTAGCAAATTTCCACAGTACAAGTTCGAAGTCTTTCATTGTGATGTAGAAGTCGCATGGCGTAAACACAACATTGAATTCAAACCAGCAAATTCTAAAATGTTTAATCAGAGTCTGCTCCATTCAAACGGTTTAATTGCTCATGCCGGATTTGAAACTCCTGCTGAGGCATTTTATTTGGGTAAGCCAATGTTTCTTTTTCCCATCAAAAATCAATTTGAACAAGCCTGTAATGCAGCAGCGGCAGAAAAATTGGGAGCTGTTGTGGCTTATAAAATAGACGATAGATTGGAAAGTAAAATCAGGTGCTGGCTAGAAGATAAAAAAGGCGTGCAAATTGATTTTCCGCACCACACTGATTTTTTGATTCAACAGGTAATTTCGCGTGCCGAGAATATCAAAAACTAA